The Arachis duranensis cultivar V14167 chromosome 9, aradu.V14167.gnm2.J7QH, whole genome shotgun sequence genomic sequence AGAGCTACCACCTATGCGTGAGAATTTGCAATTGCCGAATTCGGAAGTTATGAAAGCAATGTGATTCGATAGGGTGAAGCTAGAGAAACTAGAAATCATTAGTAGACCCACAAAATGTCATGCACTTGGAGAATAAAGTTCCATAATAATAGCAAACTTTGAGTGCAAGCTAAAGTAAAGTAGATAGatctgaaaaaagaaaaaaaataatgatgatgaaaTGAAATGAACTGCTGTTAGGTAATTGGGTTGGTGGATCCTTAATCCCAATTGATGAAAGAAACTTTTTTTTGGCTCTGCATTTATAATTAATCATGATTATGTATATGGTGCATGGCGGGGGGCAGGGAGGTGGGTGGTGCAATGATTTGCCATCATGCTTGGAGAGAGCACAGTCTCGCAGGGGCTCAACACGTTACATGACCAAGTTCGAAGTCTTCTCTGGTATTTTAAGCAGCAATGCCTCCCAAAATCCAGGTATatcaacttatttatttattatgattattttaaCTTCTTACAATCAACCATCATCATTATAACTTCttatttattatgattattttaaCCTCTTCTTTGATCAAATCTCTATTTCTTGGCTAATAAGCTTTTCAAGGAACAACTTCTCCacgaatatatatattttgttatacatgaagaataaaaagaaaaaaagttaggttaatcaacaatttttttttaagttaatcgTCTGTTATTTTCcacatatataaatatgatGAGTTATAGAAGATCATGTGCACCTCAATTGAGTCCTCCACATTCAAGTCTTCTGTATGCATCCATGTGTCTAAGACCTAGTTACCTAAAAAACCgtgaatgataaataaataatgtttaattaTCAGTTTAATCATTTTCATACCTCGATCATAAACATcttattagataaaaaatatcatatttgTACTGCGTTAAGGCATCCACTTCTAGATGGTCATTTTCATTCTCCCGTCTCtttatttcatcttttttttctctttttagaaaagaaaaacttaaaaacttcaattaaaaagttggaaatagataaaaaaaaaaaagggttagaAGCATGTGGAAATACATGTAACACTATTTTAATAACCAGACAAGAAGAAGTGCTAATACTTTTGGTGGCACATACAGTACACACAGctgtattttgaatttttgatagtGTTGTATAATAATCTGTGACTTACTGACAAGGTCAACCCAATGCAAAAGTAGTCCAGTTGAGCTCAAACAAAACAACAACAGTGTTCATGTTCCTCCATTCTCTTTCACGTGCTCTTGTTGCTCTACATTACAACACTAGCTGCCACCCATGAATTGTTTGTTTTCTTActatattttttactttgaaGCCATGGCTCTATGAGTATTGGTACGGTTTCTCTTGCAAAAAGATATCCAATTAATAATGTTGGACTCTTCTATGGCCTATGGCCTTCGTGGTCCATGGCTGTGAAATTATGATAATTCACAATGTACTCTTGGCGTTAGTGGTTAATTTGGAAGTAAAAGATGAAGTCACTGTTTTATATACTTTCTTCTCTTCACGATTCTTCAGTCATTAGCTTCACCTCAGTTGTCGGTAGCACTAGAAATGCCATGCTTCTAATCTTAACTATTTAAGtggataaaatataaaatatgattttcttatcttttttgttaattaatattaattatgttgGGGATTGGTGTACCAGACTTCTACAATTGGAACCGTGTTAAGCTGAGATATTGTGATGGAGCTTCATTCACTGGAGACGCTATCTTCGATAATGGGGTAATTGTCTCACCACAAATTTACATGAATATGGCTtcttataatttcttttaaaaagataatcaGTGAGCAAATACTATGAATTACAAAATTTTGactatatgtatatatagtCAATTAAATATTTGTCTAGGAAAATTCGTTATTTATAGGCATCGCTTGAAATTTCCTTTAATACTCTGTCTCCTTCGGATCGAATCTCAGCAAGCCAGGGAAGAAAATGATCTCTAATGTAGTGTCAATATGATAGTTAATTTGTGGTATGAGAGGGAATGAAAGTGAGTCATTTCTATTTCTGGTTAAAACAGAACAAAATCAGATTTCTTAAATGAGAAaacgaaaaacaaaaattgcagTAAAATAAAAAGAGGAAGGTGCTAACAGTAACAATTTTCATGAGTCTTCTTGCTTACGTTATAAGATCAAGTTTGCTCAATAACGTAACTGTTGACATTTGGTTGAATAAAATCAGACAACAAGGCTTCATTTCAAAGGGCAAAAGATTTGGGAAGCTATCATTCATGATCTGCTACCGAAAGGTCTAGGAAAGGCACGCAAGGTATGCAACACCATCATTGGAGATGGCACATGCTTTTATTTACTTTCAAAatatattgaagaaaaatgacTTGCACTTCAAGTAACCTGAATAAACCAAGTATATACTATGTCTCTTGTGTAGGCTCTGCTTTCAGGCTGTTCTGCTGGAGGTTTAGCAACCTTTCACCATTGTGACAACTTTGCCAAATACTTGCCAACAAATGCCAGTGTTAAATGTTTGAGCGATGCTGGTTTTTTTCTTGACGGGTATGATTTGTCTAGCTTTTTAGTCATTCCAACTTGAGCTGTAATTAtttcttcaaaattcaaatggtaatattTCCATTTCCCCTTCTCCTATTGCAGAAGAGATGTGAGTTTGAACCACACTATGAGATACTTTGTCAAAAGTCTTGTTACGTTGCAGGTAAACTTCAATAAACGTGTCATATATTTTTCCTTATGTTCTCGAAAATTTCACAAATCAGTCAGTTAGACAAGAGAACTGAAAACATAGATGGTTCAAGGTTATGCACATTTGATTCAATGCTATCAGATTTTAACTTCTAAGCTGAAAAGATAGTACTAGTAGCGAAGCATAAAGCATATATCTACCAATTACTATAAATATGATCAACATATTGCATTCTTAAAACAATCAGCATTAGTTAAATGGTTTCAAAGCAACAACTTGGAAACATATTTTCATGCAGTTCAGCAACAACGTGAACCACATTTGATATCAAAGTTTGCACGGTATTTAATGTTGATAATGCTTCTGATatgattaaattttgaaaaagatatgctTGTATTGAAGTAATATCACCCAAATTGGGTGGCAATATCAACTCCCTTAAACGCAAAGCTTTATCTGATAGAGTATGTTGTGTGCAACAGGGGGTAGAGAAGAACCTGAATAGAAACTGCACCAGTACGCTGTTCTTTCCAGACTTGGTGTGTTTATTCTTTTCCCATTAACTTGCATCATTAGCTCAGGAAAACTACACAAGAATTTGACATTTTGCAGTGTTTCCATGCAGTGCTTCTTTCCACAATATGTGTTGAGATACATATCAACTCCTTATTTTATCTTGAATTCCGCCTATGATGTATTCCAAGTAAGAATTCCGGACATATTTTGTAGACTATATTTGTACATATCTTAGTTAATGTCATTGGCAGAATGTAGGATGAATAAAACTTCTCATGTCAACAGTTCCATCATACATTGGTGCCACCTTCTGCTGATATGCATGGACACTGGAACAAGTGCAAGTTGGACCCAGCAGCATGCACACCACCCCAAATCGCCATATTGCAAGGTTCCTCTTTCAATTGTCATATTAACCATTCAGTTTTTGAAATCACCCCGGTGTGTTAGTATTTTCACTATTTTGTCCAAGAACTACAAACTTTACTTCATACATGTTCAAAACCGGTTTTGCTGACTATACTAAGTGCACTTTGTTCAGCTTTTAGGCTCGACATGCTTGCAACTTTGAGACCTTTTGCAATCTATTCGGGAAGAGGAGGAATGTTCATAAACTCATGTTTTGCTCACTGCCAAAGTGAATCACAAGATACGTGGTTTGAAGATGATTCCCCAAGAATAAACAACAAGGTATTAATTGCCATGAGACTTTGTTATGCTTTGCATTGTTCAACACGATAATAGGCTAGTGGTAATCAATTGAACCAAACAAGCGTTTAGTATTATAGGACAAACAAGAGTTCGAAGCAAAGGAAATAGGCTGAACAGTACTAGTGATCTTTAAACTCACAACTAGTGAATTTTCTAAGTCAGTAACACTGTTAAAATTCTGTATTTTGCAGACGATTGCAGAAGCAGTTGGTGATTGGTATTTTAGCAGAACAAGAAGCAAGGAAATAGACTGTCCATACCCATGTGACACAACTTGTCACAATCTTATACCATATCCTCGTGGTAATGTCtgtttcttaaaaattctgtaCACTAGTTGCTTTGGATATCGCGGAGACTTAAGGTCCatatatctaataaaatatttggaATGTTGCAGGCCAATAGAAGATTAAATTCAAAAGTTTTCAGCTGTTACACCAGCTTTCCTGCCTCTCACAGTAAAGCTATTCTCTAAGAAAGGGTTTAAGGACCATTTTTTCAAGTACAGAAGATACACAAGTACACAGTAGATGCTAGGCAGATAGAAAATTCTTTAATAGGAACAACGAAAGGATGATaaagaattcatgatagcataTCATTTGAATGATTGTTTCTCAATTATTTGcatttatcaaaatatattttttatttaatcaaaaTTGGTTGGTTACTGGATCTTATCTTTTCTGGGGAATATCTCATTAACGGTATATGACTTAAACCTCCTTTCTCCTTCAATTCTTTAtgtttttcatgattttttgaaTGTTATCTTCTGCTAGAGACAATCTTATCTTATTCCATTAAAAGCTAAatgtatgtatttttttttaaaacttaaaactgaGATTTGAGTTGATTCATTATACATAACATTAGCCTCTATTCATACGTAAAGCTATAACAACTGTACCGGTTCTTAATTCCAACTTGAATGCATAAAGTTATAAAAACTCAGACGTGATTGTAAAATGAAATTCATTGGAGTCACAAATTCAGCACCAAGTTTGAAATTTCCTGAATCGGACATTTTAACTTTGCTCTGCATCCCAAAATTTATGTATACACCAAAACTCAACAATTGGAACACGATGAAAAACCAGTATGACAAGCTACCTCAGCTACTCATACATAATTTATATACTATCTGACAAGGATTTCACTCATATTTTTCAACTTAGAAGTTTTTGTATCACTACATTATAAACAGTCTCTATAATTGGTTAATCAGACTTCCCTCCATCAACAACAATGCAAAGACATATATAGCTAGTGTTCTTGTAGCTCATCACAATTCAGAATTCACAAACAACGGTCATTTATTTCTCATATTTCTCATATAAATGATCATATTTGTAATAAGATTAAAAAGATGAAAGCACAGAC encodes the following:
- the LOC107466966 gene encoding pectin acetylesterase 9, whose product is MNIFFVALVLLCVVTVAAPWRVVSEDNEEQHRLLVNMTFVKNARAGGALCLDGSLPAYHLHRGFGAGLNNWLLQFEGGGWCNDLPSCLERAQSRRGSTRYMTKFEVFSGILSSNASQNPDFYNWNRVKLRYCDGASFTGDAIFDNGTTRLHFKGQKIWEAIIHDLLPKGLGKARKALLSGCSAGGLATFHHCDNFAKYLPTNASVKCLSDAGFFLDGRDVSLNHTMRYFVKSLVTLQGVEKNLNRNCTSTLFFPDLCFFPQYVLRYISTPYFILNSAYDVFQFHHTLVPPSADMHGHWNKCKLDPAACTPPQIAILQAFRLDMLATLRPFAIYSGRGGMFINSCFAHCQSESQDTWFEDDSPRINNKTIAEAVGDWYFSRTRSKEIDCPYPCDTTCHNLIPYPRGQ